A portion of the Lolium rigidum isolate FL_2022 chromosome 1, APGP_CSIRO_Lrig_0.1, whole genome shotgun sequence genome contains these proteins:
- the LOC124664727 gene encoding indole-3-glycerol phosphate synthase, chloroplastic-like, producing the protein MEALLSSPKLRASPFPAAAARSPLPSRVRAFAPAAAARPRPLRSGPKHAIRALARDDDAEAVNDAAARQGIRIRRHCRPAASMKEVEEEMGAPRNILEKIIWDKEIEVAQGLARHPLKEVIESAGKAPPTRDFYAALAAAYKRNGVPALIAEVKKASPSRGVLRENFDPVEIARAYEKHGAACLSILTDEKYFQGSFENLQKVRKAEVKCPLLCKEFVIDEWQIYYARSIGADAVLLIAAVLTDLDLKYFLKICNELGLTALIEVHDEREMERVLKIDGVQLIGINNRSLETFIVDTSNTKTLLEKHGDAIREKGILVVGESGLFNPDDVAYVQNAGVSAVLVGESLVKQEDPGRAIAGLFGKELLH; encoded by the exons ATGGAAGCCCTCCTCAGCTCGCCAAAGCTCAGGGCTTCtcccttccccgccgccgccgcccgctcccctCTGCCGTCGCGGGTCCGCGCCTTCGCCCCCGCCGCAGCCGCCCGACCACGCCCTCTCCGCTCCGGCCCCAAG CACGCCATTCGAGCGCTGGCGCGGGATGACGACGCCGAGGCGGTCAACGACGCCGCGGCCAGACAGGGGATCCGCATCCGCCGGCACTGCCGTCCCGCCGCCTCCATGAAGGAGGTCGAGGAGGAGATGGGGGCGCCGCGCAACATCCTCGAGAAGATCATCTGGGACAAGGAGATCGAAGTTGCCCAG GGGCTTGCCAGGCATCCTCTAAAGGAGGTGATTGAGTCTGCAGGGAAGGCCCCTCCTACAAGAGACTTCTATGCTGCTTTGGCAGCGGCCTACAAGCGTAATGGGGTGCCGGCGTTGATTGCTGAGGTCAAGAAGGCATCACCTAGTAGGGGCGTACTCAGGGAGAACTTCGATCCT GTTGAAATTGCTCGAGCTTATGAAAAGCATGGAGCTGCGTGCTTGAGCATCTTGACTGATGAGAAGTACTTTCAG GGAAGTTTTGAGAATCTTCAGAAGGTGCGCAAAGCAGAAGTGAAG TGCCCCCTTCTGTGCAAAGAGTTTGTCATTGATGAATGGCAGATCTATTATGCCCGCTCGATTGGTGCTGATGCAGTTCTGCTAATTGCTGCCGTGTTAACTGATCTCGACTTAAAATACTTCCTCAAGATATGCAATGAGTTGGGACTGACAGCTCTTATCGAG GTTCATGATGAAAGGGAGATGGAGCGTGTGCTGAAGATAGATGGTGTTCAGCTTATTGGCATCAACAACCGCAGCCTTG AAACATTTATAGTGGATACTTCAAACACGAAGACATTGCTGGAGAAGCATGGTGATGCCATCAGGGAGAAGGGAATATTG GTTGTTGGTGAATCAGGGCTGTTCAACCCAGATGATGTTGCTTATGTGCAGAATGCTGGCGTCTCCGCT GTTTTGGTAGGAGAATCCTTGGTGAAGCAAGAAGACCCTGGACGAGCCATTGCTGGGCTCTTTGGGAAAGAACTGTTGCATTGA